GGCGGGGGCACCGGCCGCGATGGTCTCCAGGATCGGCTCGACCGCGCCGGCGTTCAGCACGGACTGCATGTCCTTGTCCGACAGGCCCCACTCGCCCTGGAGGCGGGCACGGCGCACGCGCGGCAGCTCGGGCAGGCCGGAGCGCAGCTCCTCGACCCACTCCCGGGCGGGCGCGATCGGGACGAGGTCCGGCTCGGGGAAGTAGCGGTAGTCCTCGGCGTTGTCCTTGATCCGGCCGGCCGTGGTGGAGCCGTCCTCCTCGTGGAAGTGCCGGGTCTCCTGCACGATGGTGCCGCCGTCGCCGAGGACGGTGGCGTGCCGCATGATCTCGAACCGGGCGGCCCGCTCCACGCTGCGCAGCGAGTTGACGTTCTTGGTCTCCGAGCGGGTGCCGAACTTCTCCCGCCCGTGCGGGCGCAGCGACAGGTTCACGTCGCAGCGCATCTGGCCCTTGTCCATCCGGGCCTCGGAGACGCCCAGCGCCTTGATCAGCTCACGCAGCTCGGCGACGTACGCCTTGGCGACCTCGGGAGCACGGGCGCCGGCGCCCTCGATCGGCTTGGTGACGATCTCGATCAGCGGGATGCCGGCCCGGTTGTAGTCGAGCAGCGAGTGCGAGGCGCCGTGGATGCGGCCGGTCGCGCCGCCGATGTGCGAGGACTTGCCGGTGTCCTCCTCCATGTGGGCGCGCTCGATCTGGACCCGGAAGGTCTCGCCGTCCTCCAGCTGCACGTCGAGGTAGCCGTTGAAGGCGATCGGCTCGTCGTACTGCGAGGTCTGGAAGTTCTTCGGCATGTCCGGGTAGAAGTAGTTCTTCCGGGCGAAGCGGCACCACTCGGCGATGTCGCAGTTCAGCGCCAGGCCGATCTTGATCGCCGACTCGACGCCGATCGCGTTGACCACCGGCAGCGAGCCGGGCAGGCCCAGGCAGGTCGGGCAGACCTGGCTGTTCGGCTCGGCGCCCAGCTCGGTCGAGCAGCCGCAGAACATCTTCGTCTTGGTGCCCAGCTCGACGTGGACCTCAAGGCCCATCACCGGGTCGTACGACGCGAGAGCGTCCTCGTAGGAGACCAGGTTACTGACGCTCACAGCGTCCCCTTCACTAAAAAGTCTTCGGAGGTACGGGCCCGGCCCCCGGTGTTCGGGAGCCGGACCCGGGCGGGCTCTCAGCCCAGCAGTACGTCGTCGTCGCCGAGCTGCTTGAGCTCACGGATCAGCAGCGCGGCGCCGGTGACCAGGGCCAGCGCGCCGACCACGGCGTTGATCAGCTTCAGGTTGTCGTGCTCGTCCTGGGCCTTCCGGACGTCCTTCGCGATCGAGATCGCACCGAACGCCGTCGTCCCGAGGGAGAGCCAGAGACCGGGCTTCGAGTGCTTGAAGCCCTTGGCCTTCGCAATGCTGCTCACAGTGCCGGTGCCTCCTCCAGCAGGGTGTGACCCCACTTGTCGTTGAGCGCGGCCTCGACGGCGCCGCCCACGCGGTACAGGCGGTCGTCCGCCATCGCGGGTGCGATGATCTGCAGGCCGACCGGGAGATTGTCCTCCGGCGCGAGCCCGCAGGGCAGTGACATGGCCGAGTTGCCCGCCAGGTTGGAGGGGATCGTGCACAGGTCGGCCAGGTACATGGCCAGCGGGTCGTCGGCGCGCTCGCCGATCGGGAAGGCCGTGGTCGGCGTGGTCGGGGAGACCAGCACGTCCACGCCCGCGAAGGCCGCGTCGAAGTCGCGCGAGATGAGCGTGCGGACCTTCTGGGCCGAACCGTAGTAGGCGTCGTAGTAGCCCGAGGAGAGCGCGTACGTGCCCAGGATGATGCGGCGCTTCACCTCCGCGCCGAAGCCGGCCTCACGGGTGAGGGCGGTGACGTCCTCGGCGGAGCGGGTGCCGTCGTCGCCGACCCGCAGGCCGTAGCGCATGGCGTCGAAGCGGGCCAGGTTGGAGGAGGCCTCGCTCGGCGCGATCAGGTAGTACGCGGGCATCGCCAGCGTGAAGGACGGGCAGGAGACCTCGACGACCTCGGCGCCCAGCTCGCGCAGCAGCTCCACCGACTCCTCGAAGCGCTGCATCACGCCGGCCTGG
The sequence above is drawn from the Kitasatospora sp. NBC_00315 genome and encodes:
- the gatB gene encoding Asp-tRNA(Asn)/Glu-tRNA(Gln) amidotransferase subunit GatB yields the protein MSVSNLVSYEDALASYDPVMGLEVHVELGTKTKMFCGCSTELGAEPNSQVCPTCLGLPGSLPVVNAIGVESAIKIGLALNCDIAEWCRFARKNYFYPDMPKNFQTSQYDEPIAFNGYLDVQLEDGETFRVQIERAHMEEDTGKSSHIGGATGRIHGASHSLLDYNRAGIPLIEIVTKPIEGAGARAPEVAKAYVAELRELIKALGVSEARMDKGQMRCDVNLSLRPHGREKFGTRSETKNVNSLRSVERAARFEIMRHATVLGDGGTIVQETRHFHEEDGSTTAGRIKDNAEDYRYFPEPDLVPIAPAREWVEELRSGLPELPRVRRARLQGEWGLSDKDMQSVLNAGAVEPILETIAAGAPADQARKWWMGELARRANETGTDLAEQPITPAQVARVTALVAEGKLNDKLARQVIEAVLAGEGEPDEVVAARGLAVVSDDSALGAAVDQAIAENAAVADKIRDGKVAAVGALVGAVMKATRGQADAARVKDLILERLGAA